The following are from one region of the Hydrogenimonas sp. SS33 genome:
- a CDS encoding NUDIX domain-containing protein, with protein MIEKVRLEPLVDSRFVRPALVRYVQDGVEKSWEVIRAHDSVAVFLFHREKEAFLLVRQFRPAVYLQNGDGFTYELCAGIVDKALPLVQIAKEEIEEETGYGVDAAKIEKVTSFYTSVGFAGSKQTLFYAEVDERMRVGEGGGIDDESIEVVEVPLSKAREFMFDESIVKTPGLLFAFMWFFSTKS; from the coding sequence ATGATCGAAAAGGTCCGCCTCGAACCTCTCGTCGATTCCCGGTTCGTCCGGCCGGCTTTGGTGCGCTACGTGCAGGACGGCGTCGAGAAGAGCTGGGAAGTGATCCGCGCCCACGACAGTGTCGCCGTGTTCCTTTTCCACCGGGAAAAAGAGGCCTTTTTGCTGGTCAGGCAGTTCCGCCCCGCCGTCTATCTGCAAAATGGAGACGGCTTTACCTACGAGCTCTGCGCCGGTATTGTCGACAAAGCGCTGCCCCTGGTGCAGATCGCCAAAGAGGAGATCGAAGAGGAGACGGGGTATGGTGTCGATGCGGCGAAGATCGAAAAAGTGACCTCTTTCTACACCTCCGTCGGTTTCGCCGGTTCGAAACAGACCCTCTTCTATGCGGAAGTGGATGAAAGAATGAGAGTGGGCGAAGGGGGAGGCATCGACGACGAAAGCATCGAAGTGGTGGAAGTGCCGCTTTCAAAAGCGCGGGAATTCATGTTCGACGAATCGATCGTCAAAACACCCGGACTGCTTTTCGCGTTTATGTGGTTTTTTTCAACGAAAAGTTAA
- a CDS encoding carbon-nitrogen hydrolase — translation MKQATAQKVADAAKKGAELVILQELHQGPYFCQHESVGLFDLAETFEADLRFWSDVARNNGVVLVTSLFEKRAPGLYHNTAVVFEKDGSIAGKYRKMHIPDDPGFYEKFYFTPGDLGFEPIDTSVGRLGVLVCWDQWYPEAARLMALKGAQMLIYPTAIGWFDEDSQEEKARQLEAWVTVQRGHAVANGLPLVAVNRVGFEKDPSGALNGIRFWGNSFACGPQGEMLATASNDNEEILLCDIDLERSETVRRWWPFLRDRRIDAYDGLLKRYID, via the coding sequence ATGAAACAGGCTACCGCCCAAAAGGTGGCCGACGCGGCAAAAAAAGGGGCCGAACTGGTGATTCTCCAGGAACTTCATCAAGGCCCCTACTTCTGCCAGCACGAATCGGTGGGGCTTTTCGACTTGGCCGAAACCTTTGAAGCGGATCTTCGCTTCTGGAGCGATGTGGCCCGAAACAACGGGGTCGTGCTGGTCACCTCCCTCTTTGAAAAGCGTGCCCCGGGCCTTTATCACAATACGGCGGTGGTTTTCGAAAAAGATGGTTCCATCGCCGGAAAATACCGCAAAATGCACATACCCGACGATCCCGGTTTCTACGAAAAGTTCTACTTCACCCCTGGCGACCTGGGGTTCGAGCCCATCGACACCTCCGTCGGGCGCCTGGGTGTGCTGGTCTGCTGGGACCAGTGGTACCCGGAAGCGGCCCGGCTCATGGCGCTCAAAGGGGCCCAGATGCTCATCTATCCCACCGCCATCGGCTGGTTCGACGAAGATAGCCAAGAGGAGAAAGCGCGGCAGCTGGAAGCGTGGGTCACCGTCCAGCGCGGCCACGCCGTCGCCAACGGCCTCCCCCTCGTCGCCGTCAACCGGGTCGGCTTCGAAAAGGACCCCAGCGGCGCTTTGAACGGCATCCGTTTCTGGGGAAACAGCTTCGCCTGCGGCCCCCAGGGAGAGATGCTCGCCACCGCTTCCAACGACAACGAAGAGATCCTCCTCTGCGACATCGACCTCGAACGAAGCGAAACGGTCCGCCGATGGTGGCCCTTTCTGAGAGACCGGCGGATAGACGCCTATGACGGGCTGCTGAAGCGGTACATCGATTAA